A genomic window from Chlorobium phaeobacteroides DSM 266 includes:
- a CDS encoding IS3 family transposase: MSASWVPHDIRDAVIDFTQLWAKKSDIALTRFISWLGIAPSKYYNWQSRYGKVNEHNGLIPRDFWLEECEKQAIISFHNQYQLDGYRRLTFMMLDRNIVAVSPSSVSRVLSAAGLLQRWNRKTSKKGTGFVQPLKPHEHWHIDVSYVNLCGTFYYLCTLLDGYSRYIVHWELRKTMTEKDIEIIMQRAREKFPDAKPRIISDNGPQFIAKDFKAYIRLTGMSHVRTSPYYPQSNGKLERYHKTIKTECIRPKVALSLEEARTQIAEYIRYYNEERLHSAIGYIAPKDKLEGRDRQIFKERDQKLEAARAERKQKRLDMRQRLDCHQILTTAANINSLTQQDNFSISN; encoded by the coding sequence CTGAGCGCGTCCTGGGTACCCCATGATATTCGTGACGCTGTCATTGACTTCACTCAGTTATGGGCTAAAAAGAGCGACATTGCTCTAACGCGATTTATCTCGTGGTTAGGTATTGCGCCCAGCAAGTACTACAACTGGCAGAGTCGCTATGGCAAAGTCAATGAGCATAACGGGCTGATTCCTCGGGACTTCTGGCTGGAAGAGTGTGAGAAGCAGGCGATCATCTCATTTCATAACCAGTATCAGCTTGATGGCTATCGTCGCTTGACGTTCATGATGCTTGATCGCAATATCGTGGCCGTCAGCCCCAGCAGCGTGTCTCGGGTCCTGAGCGCTGCCGGACTCTTGCAACGCTGGAACAGGAAAACCAGCAAAAAAGGAACCGGCTTTGTACAACCGCTCAAGCCGCATGAGCATTGGCATATCGATGTTTCTTACGTCAACCTGTGCGGCACCTTCTATTATCTCTGCACCCTGCTCGATGGGTACAGCCGTTACATCGTTCACTGGGAACTGCGTAAGACTATGACCGAAAAGGATATTGAAATCATTATGCAGCGTGCTCGGGAGAAGTTCCCGGATGCCAAACCACGGATCATTTCCGATAATGGGCCGCAGTTTATCGCCAAAGACTTCAAGGCATACATCCGGCTGACCGGCATGAGTCATGTACGCACTTCACCGTACTATCCGCAGAGCAATGGTAAACTGGAACGTTACCACAAGACCATCAAAACAGAATGCATCCGTCCGAAAGTAGCACTCTCACTGGAAGAAGCCAGAACTCAGATTGCCGAGTATATCCGATACTACAACGAAGAACGCTTACACAGTGCGATTGGTTATATTGCTCCCAAGGACAAGCTGGAAGGACGTGACAGACAGATTTTCAAAGAACGCGATCAAAAACTTGAGGCCGCCAGAGCGGAACGAAAACAAAAAAGACTGGACATGAGACAGCGTCTCGATTGCCACCAGATTTTGACAACTGCAGCTAACATTAACTCGCTAACTCAACAGGACAATTTCTCCATTTCCAACTGA
- a CDS encoding VF530 family protein: protein MSDQPNNPLHGLTLEKILCDLVNHYGWKELYKMIEIRCFYNDPSIKSSLKFLRKTNWARVKIEEIYIDLLGQEKNAM from the coding sequence ATGTCTGATCAACCAAATAATCCATTGCATGGATTAACTCTTGAAAAAATACTCTGTGATCTTGTAAATCACTATGGCTGGAAAGAACTCTATAAAATGATAGAAATTCGTTGTTTTTATAATGACCCAAGTATTAAATCCAGCTTGAAATTCTTGCGAAAAACAAATTGGGCCAGAGTAAAAATTGAAGAAATATATATAGACTTGCTTGGTCAGGAAAAGAACGCAATGTAA
- a CDS encoding AbrB/MazE/SpoVT family DNA-binding domain-containing protein, giving the protein MQIGEITSKGQTTIPASIRKAVKLEEGDRVLFEVKEDYVIMRKIKLPADDYLKNISSTLNEWLSPEDEEARSEL; this is encoded by the coding sequence ATGCAGATAGGTGAAATTACATCTAAAGGCCAGACAACGATACCGGCTTCAATTCGGAAGGCTGTAAAGCTTGAAGAGGGTGATAGGGTTTTATTTGAGGTTAAGGAGGATTATGTGATAATGAGAAAAATCAAGCTTCCTGCGGATGACTATCTGAAAAATATCTCATCAACCCTCAATGAGTGGCTTTCGCCTGAAGATGAGGAGGCCAGGAGTGAACTTTAA
- the dnaX gene encoding DNA polymerase III subunit gamma/tau, with protein sequence MSYQVIARKYRPKKFADITAQEHITRTIQNSLRMGRLGHGYIFSGLRGVGKTTAARVFAKAVNCIKMTEDKDYLQHVTEPCGECESCRDFEAGTSLNIAEFDAASNNSVDDIRLLRENVRYGPQKGRYRVYIIDEVHMLSIAAFNAFLKTLEEPPPHAIFIFATTELHKIPATIASRCQRFNFKRIPLNAIEAQLLQICVAEQIAVEADALQLIGRKAQGSMRDAQSILDQVIAFSVDAELGDGISYAKVAELLNYIDDEHFFAVTDAVADQDPVKMIDVAQFVLQNGYDEQDFLEKLIEHMRNILMVHNLHSTRLVERPDPVRERYLRDAARFSPLSIMQMTEFLLQTQKELKFQFEYQFRFELALLRLLDFTGQAPLSVAAPGETAQKKKSLLNE encoded by the coding sequence ATGAGTTATCAGGTTATAGCAAGAAAGTACCGTCCTAAAAAATTTGCCGACATTACGGCGCAGGAACATATAACCCGGACTATTCAGAATTCGCTTCGTATGGGCAGGCTTGGTCATGGTTATATTTTTTCGGGTTTGCGCGGTGTTGGTAAAACAACCGCTGCCCGTGTTTTTGCCAAGGCCGTGAACTGCATAAAAATGACCGAGGATAAGGACTATCTGCAGCATGTTACCGAGCCCTGCGGAGAGTGTGAAAGTTGCAGGGATTTTGAAGCGGGAACCAGCTTGAATATTGCTGAATTCGATGCGGCCTCAAACAACAGCGTTGATGATATTCGACTCCTCAGGGAGAATGTTCGTTATGGCCCGCAGAAAGGACGTTACAGGGTGTATATCATTGATGAGGTGCATATGCTTTCCATTGCGGCATTCAATGCTTTTCTCAAAACACTCGAAGAGCCTCCTCCGCATGCGATATTTATTTTTGCTACAACTGAACTGCATAAAATTCCGGCAACCATCGCTTCCCGTTGTCAGCGTTTCAATTTCAAGCGGATACCGCTGAACGCTATTGAGGCGCAGCTTCTGCAAATTTGCGTAGCCGAGCAGATTGCTGTTGAGGCCGACGCGCTTCAGCTTATAGGAAGAAAAGCTCAGGGGTCAATGCGTGACGCACAAAGCATTCTTGATCAGGTAATCGCTTTTTCCGTTGATGCCGAGCTGGGCGACGGGATCAGTTATGCAAAGGTTGCTGAATTATTGAACTATATCGATGATGAGCATTTTTTCGCGGTAACCGATGCGGTTGCTGATCAGGATCCGGTGAAAATGATCGACGTTGCGCAGTTCGTTTTGCAGAACGGTTATGATGAGCAGGATTTTCTTGAGAAGCTGATCGAACATATGAGAAACATTCTGATGGTGCATAACCTGCATTCCACCCGTCTTGTCGAAAGGCCCGATCCTGTTCGGGAGCGCTACCTGCGCGATGCAGCCCGTTTTTCTCCTTTGAGCATCATGCAGATGACCGAGTTTCTTCTGCAGACACAGAAGGAGCTGAAATTTCAGTTTGAATACCAGTTTCGTTTTGAACTTGCCTTGCTCAGGCTTCTGGATTTTACCGGACAGGCCCCCTTATCAGTTGCAGCTCCTGGTGAAACCGCTCAAAAAAAAAAATCTCTCCTGAACGAGTAG
- the aspS gene encoding aspartate--tRNA ligase, which yields MSRAAGSTETLKNRFRTDYCGLLNPEVEHQSVKLGGWVHRKRDHGGLIFIDLRDHTGICQIVIQPEEQQLFAKAEQLHLESVICIEGTVVRRSPGAVNPRIPSGEIEVVAAGISVESSAHPLPFPVADEVQTSEELRLKYRFIDLRRDKIHENIIFRSRLTAAIRRYLEEKSFIEIQTPILTSSSPEGARDFLVPSRLHPGKFYALPQAPQQFKQLLMVSGFPRYFQIAPCFRDEDARADRSPGEFYQLDMEMAFIEQDDLFEILEGMFSHLTGSMSTKRIREFPFPRISFRDVMNRYGTDKPDLRIPLEISDVTHLFLQSSFKVFAANTKEGCCVKAMLVKGRGNESRLFYDKAEKRAKELGSGGLAYIQFREDGPKGPLVKFLSGEELAALRELLGVEVGDVVFFGAGKWEQTCRIMGGMRTYFSDLFTLDRDELAFCWVVDFPMYEYNEDQKKIDFSHNPFSMPQGEMDALESMPPLNILAYQYDIVCNGIELSSGAIRNHRPDIMYKAFEIAGYTKEDVDSRFGHMIEAFKLGAPPHGGIAPGLDRLVMILRDEQNIREVIAFPMNQQAQDLMMGSPSEVTPIQLRELHLQVELPKKAEAKP from the coding sequence ATGAGTAGAGCCGCAGGCAGCACGGAGACTCTGAAAAACCGGTTTCGTACCGATTATTGCGGGTTGTTGAACCCGGAAGTTGAGCATCAGTCGGTAAAACTCGGCGGCTGGGTTCACCGAAAAAGAGATCATGGCGGGTTGATTTTTATTGATCTGAGAGATCATACCGGTATATGCCAGATTGTCATACAGCCAGAAGAACAGCAGTTGTTCGCCAAAGCCGAACAGCTTCATCTTGAATCGGTTATCTGTATAGAAGGGACTGTTGTACGCCGAAGTCCCGGCGCAGTCAACCCCCGTATTCCTTCCGGCGAAATCGAGGTGGTTGCAGCAGGCATCAGTGTGGAAAGCAGTGCGCATCCGCTGCCGTTCCCTGTTGCCGATGAGGTGCAAACCTCCGAAGAGCTTCGGCTGAAGTATCGTTTTATCGATTTGCGTCGGGATAAAATTCATGAAAACATAATTTTCCGCAGCAGGCTGACCGCAGCCATACGCCGGTATCTTGAAGAAAAGTCATTTATCGAGATACAGACACCTATTCTCACATCGAGTTCTCCTGAAGGCGCCAGGGACTTTCTTGTACCAAGCCGACTGCACCCCGGGAAATTCTATGCGCTTCCCCAGGCTCCGCAGCAGTTCAAGCAGCTTCTGATGGTATCGGGATTCCCGCGTTACTTTCAGATAGCCCCCTGCTTCAGGGACGAAGATGCCCGTGCCGACCGGAGTCCCGGCGAGTTTTATCAACTTGATATGGAGATGGCGTTTATAGAGCAGGATGACCTTTTTGAGATTCTTGAAGGGATGTTCAGTCATCTTACCGGGAGCATGTCGACAAAGCGTATCCGGGAGTTTCCTTTTCCGCGCATCAGTTTCAGGGATGTGATGAACCGGTACGGAACCGACAAGCCTGATCTGCGAATTCCTCTTGAAATCAGCGATGTCACCCATCTTTTTCTCCAATCCTCTTTCAAGGTGTTTGCCGCCAATACCAAAGAGGGGTGTTGTGTCAAGGCGATGCTCGTGAAAGGACGCGGTAACGAGTCGAGGCTTTTTTATGATAAAGCTGAAAAACGCGCCAAAGAGCTTGGTTCAGGAGGGCTCGCATACATACAGTTCAGGGAAGATGGCCCGAAAGGCCCTCTGGTGAAGTTTCTTTCAGGAGAGGAGCTTGCAGCCCTTCGCGAACTTCTTGGTGTCGAGGTTGGCGATGTGGTGTTTTTCGGTGCCGGAAAGTGGGAACAGACCTGCAGGATTATGGGCGGCATGAGAACCTATTTCAGCGATCTGTTTACTCTTGATCGTGATGAACTTGCATTCTGCTGGGTTGTTGATTTTCCCATGTACGAGTATAACGAGGATCAGAAGAAGATTGATTTTTCACACAACCCGTTTTCCATGCCGCAGGGTGAGATGGATGCGCTTGAATCAATGCCTCCACTCAATATTCTTGCCTACCAGTATGATATCGTGTGCAACGGCATTGAACTTTCAAGCGGCGCCATAAGAAACCACAGGCCGGATATCATGTACAAGGCGTTTGAGATTGCCGGTTACACAAAAGAGGATGTTGACAGCCGGTTCGGTCATATGATTGAAGCCTTCAAGCTTGGAGCGCCACCTCACGGAGGCATCGCTCCCGGTCTCGACAGGCTGGTCATGATTCTGCGTGACGAGCAGAATATTCGCGAGGTGATCGCATTTCCCATGAATCAGCAGGCGCAGGATCTCATGATGGGTTCTCCGTCAGAGGTCACTCCCATCCAATTACGGGAGCTGCATTTGCAGGTCGAGTTGCCGAAAAAGGCTGAGGCGAAACCGTAG
- a CDS encoding transposase yields the protein MRKQRNNYQAQEKVSILKRHLVDRVPVSDLCDEYNLQPTVFYRWQKEFFENGAAAFEKKHATQNKAEEKRISQLESKLQTKNEVLSELMEEHVKLKKALGVL from the coding sequence ATGCGCAAACAACGTAATAATTACCAGGCTCAAGAAAAAGTGAGCATTCTCAAACGGCATCTGGTTGACCGGGTGCCGGTCTCCGATCTGTGCGATGAATACAATCTGCAACCAACCGTCTTCTATCGTTGGCAGAAGGAATTTTTCGAGAACGGAGCTGCTGCTTTCGAAAAAAAGCATGCCACCCAAAACAAGGCAGAAGAGAAACGAATCAGCCAACTTGAATCCAAGCTGCAAACCAAGAACGAAGTGCTCTCTGAACTCATGGAGGAGCATGTAAAGTTAAAAAAAGCACTTGGGGTACTCTGA
- the ispD gene encoding 2-C-methyl-D-erythritol 4-phosphate cytidylyltransferase: MQAVAIIAASGIGKRMQLKGGVSKQMLQIAGYPVIYHTLKAFENASTIKEIYIATKKEAIASLEELVKASGFKKVKRVIEGGLERQDSVNNCIKAIEQEIRSSAQVPDVIMVHDGARPFIQSHEIDEIACLTIEHGACVPANRPKDTIKHIGSHPGFFGETLDRSKLLQVQTPQSFLSRLLIQAHEQAELEQWYATDDAALVERFFPEQNIRILETGYHNIKITTPEDIRLAEAIYNGMTEKIEEEEKN, encoded by the coding sequence ATACAGGCTGTTGCCATAATTGCTGCAAGCGGAATAGGCAAACGAATGCAGCTTAAAGGAGGAGTGAGCAAACAGATGCTTCAAATTGCCGGGTATCCGGTTATTTATCACACTCTCAAAGCCTTTGAAAACGCATCGACAATAAAAGAGATATACATTGCCACCAAAAAAGAAGCTATCGCATCGCTTGAAGAGCTGGTAAAAGCAAGCGGATTCAAAAAAGTGAAGCGCGTCATCGAGGGTGGACTGGAACGACAGGATTCGGTTAACAACTGCATTAAAGCCATCGAGCAGGAGATTCGGTCTTCTGCTCAGGTTCCCGATGTCATTATGGTACATGATGGCGCCAGACCATTCATACAGTCTCATGAAATCGATGAAATCGCATGTCTGACCATCGAGCATGGGGCCTGCGTTCCTGCTAACAGACCGAAAGACACGATTAAACATATCGGCAGCCATCCAGGTTTTTTCGGAGAAACTCTTGACAGAAGCAAACTGCTTCAGGTACAGACTCCGCAAAGTTTTTTGAGCCGTCTTCTGATACAGGCACATGAACAGGCTGAACTGGAACAGTGGTATGCCACTGACGATGCCGCCCTTGTTGAAAGATTCTTTCCGGAACAGAACATCAGAATCCTCGAAACAGGATACCACAACATCAAAATAACAACGCCTGAAGATATCAGACTTGCTGAAGCGATTTACAACGGCATGACAGAGAAAATAGAAGAGGAAGAAAAAAATTAA
- a CDS encoding YihY family inner membrane protein, producing the protein MFEGIGGETLWRKEKQRPVKELIDFHMDWLHKKNEHDEWLSDRDGELYIRVFFPFFWKNFIHDKIFLSAGSLAFQSLLSLVPLLSVTLSILRVFPVFESLNRYLEDYVLQNFIPGTGTMLREYLNAFIDKTSSVPLLGVVFLFIIALSLISTIDHTLNEIWEVYAPRKIVQGFTLYWTVLTLGPVLIGSSLVASSFVWYTVFTEGPLLELKTRLLSFLPFLNSVIAFFLLYMLVPNRRVRFYHAVYGSLLAAVLFELSKKWFVFYVSHFATFEYIYGALSVIPMLFFWIYLEWVVVLTGAEFVFCLGSLKPKKSISEPFDPMRGIDEILVVLGWIWEGQKTGTPLSMKSIMKKKRALQPSRARSIVDLLLQAGIVHGTANAGFAVSSDLYETTLFDLYTKIPGGFGANESETRGNGGAILPESIGHNVTAGIKSAMTIPLATVLQDKIY; encoded by the coding sequence ATGTTTGAAGGCATTGGAGGTGAGACGTTATGGCGCAAAGAGAAACAGCGCCCGGTCAAGGAACTCATCGATTTTCATATGGATTGGTTGCATAAAAAAAACGAACATGACGAATGGCTGAGTGATCGGGATGGTGAGCTCTATATTCGTGTTTTTTTTCCTTTTTTCTGGAAAAATTTCATTCATGACAAGATATTTCTCAGTGCGGGTTCGCTTGCTTTTCAGTCTCTTCTTTCTCTTGTACCGCTTCTTTCTGTTACGCTTTCCATTCTCAGGGTTTTTCCGGTATTCGAATCGCTTAACCGGTATCTTGAGGATTACGTCTTGCAGAACTTTATACCCGGTACCGGTACCATGTTGAGAGAGTATCTCAATGCGTTTATCGATAAAACATCGAGTGTTCCGCTTCTTGGCGTTGTTTTTCTTTTCATTATCGCCCTGTCCCTTATTTCAACCATTGACCATACGCTCAATGAGATATGGGAGGTTTACGCTCCGCGTAAAATTGTTCAGGGGTTCACGCTTTACTGGACGGTACTCACTCTTGGTCCTGTGCTGATCGGCAGCAGTCTCGTTGCCAGTTCTTTCGTCTGGTATACGGTGTTTACCGAAGGCCCGCTCCTTGAATTGAAAACCCGTCTGCTCTCTTTTCTTCCGTTTCTGAATTCTGTCATTGCATTTTTTCTGCTCTACATGCTGGTGCCGAACCGAAGGGTCAGGTTTTATCATGCCGTGTATGGATCGTTGCTTGCCGCTGTTCTTTTTGAGCTTTCCAAGAAATGGTTTGTTTTTTATGTCAGCCACTTTGCTACATTTGAATATATCTACGGGGCGCTCTCGGTTATTCCAATGCTTTTTTTCTGGATCTATCTTGAGTGGGTTGTGGTGCTTACCGGAGCGGAATTTGTTTTTTGTCTTGGATCGTTGAAACCGAAGAAATCCATTTCCGAACCATTCGATCCGATGCGCGGAATCGATGAGATTCTGGTGGTTCTCGGCTGGATATGGGAAGGTCAGAAAACGGGAACTCCGTTAAGCATGAAGAGCATCATGAAAAAAAAACGGGCACTCCAGCCGTCGAGAGCCAGAAGTATTGTCGATCTTCTGTTGCAAGCAGGAATTGTTCATGGTACGGCAAACGCAGGGTTTGCTGTCAGCAGTGATCTTTACGAGACGACACTGTTTGATCTTTATACAAAAATTCCCGGCGGTTTTGGTGCTAATGAGAGTGAAACCCGAGGAAATGGCGGCGCGATATTGCCAGAGAGTATCGGTCATAATGTTACAGCAGGGATAAAAAGCGCAATGACTATTCCGCTTGCTACCGTGTTGCAGGATAAAATCTATTGA
- a CDS encoding hotdog fold thioesterase — MAASSVFFESVSVEEINSTQIIEGQMAHHLGIEMVDVSADSMTARMPVDHRTIQRIGILHGGASLALAETVGSIAASFCVNRELFFIVGQEINANHIRPVNEGFVYATATPLHLGKNSQVWDIKIKNEAGKLVCVSRFTVAVLKKQ; from the coding sequence ATGGCGGCATCTTCTGTGTTCTTTGAATCGGTAAGTGTTGAAGAAATCAACAGTACCCAAATTATTGAAGGCCAGATGGCCCACCATCTCGGCATTGAAATGGTTGATGTTTCGGCTGACTCCATGACAGCGAGAATGCCTGTTGATCACCGTACCATACAACGAATAGGCATTCTGCATGGCGGCGCATCACTCGCTCTTGCTGAAACTGTCGGCAGCATCGCAGCATCATTCTGCGTTAACCGCGAATTATTCTTCATTGTGGGACAAGAGATCAATGCAAACCATATCCGACCAGTCAACGAGGGATTTGTCTACGCAACAGCAACGCCCCTGCATCTTGGCAAAAACTCGCAGGTATGGGATATCAAAATAAAAAATGAAGCGGGAAAACTGGTTTGTGTCAGCAGGTTTACCGTAGCAGTCCTGAAAAAACAGTAA
- a CDS encoding type II toxin-antitoxin system PemK/MazF family toxin: MSGFRLKMRRPGVNFKPYDIVVVPFPFTEKRAVKHRPAVVLSTSRFNENHDHLTLAMITSAKSVLVQRELENSIV; encoded by the coding sequence ATGAGTGGCTTTCGCCTGAAGATGAGGAGGCCAGGAGTGAACTTTAAACCCTATGATATTGTGGTGGTTCCATTTCCCTTTACTGAAAAGAGGGCCGTTAAACATCGTCCGGCAGTTGTTCTTTCAACCAGCAGGTTCAATGAAAACCATGATCATCTTACCCTTGCCATGATCACTTCAGCTAAAAGTGTTTTGGTTCAGCGTGAATTGGAGAATTCAATCGTTTGA
- a CDS encoding B12-binding domain-containing radical SAM protein, producing the protein MQIEQSETAVSSISPADHSEALLQQLARQQKSKKKWLLIQPKSTTSMMVDSGTVSMPLNLIMVATVVGTLFDVTFIDERLGQTIPEDLSGYDVIAITSRTLNATKAYLIGDKALKQGKIVILGGVHPTMLHEEASMHCTSVVYGEIESVWTELATDVLKGKMQLVYRAKELKPMSRMTRPDFSYALDSKNSKKYSSLIPILATKGCPVGCNFCTTPTIYGKSFRYRELEFVLEEMRYHQERLGKKKINFSFMDDNISFRPKYFTTLLEEMAKLGVHWNANISMNFLDKPEIAELAGRSGCDLLSIGFESLNPETLKSVQKGSNRLGNYETVVDNLHKNNIAIQGYFMFGFDNDTEESFQLTYDFIMKNRIEFPVFSLVTPFPGTPYFDEMKPRIRHFDWDKYDTYHYMFEPNKMSGEKLLSNFVKLQKEVYKGSAIMQRMKGKPLNWVWFVNYMMHRFTSKLTPEYYY; encoded by the coding sequence ATGCAGATTGAACAATCTGAAACTGCGGTATCATCGATTTCCCCCGCCGATCACTCCGAAGCCTTGCTCCAACAACTTGCCAGGCAGCAGAAATCAAAAAAGAAATGGCTGCTGATCCAGCCGAAAAGTACGACCAGCATGATGGTGGACTCCGGTACCGTCAGCATGCCGCTGAATCTTATCATGGTTGCTACCGTTGTAGGAACGTTGTTTGACGTAACCTTTATCGATGAGCGTCTTGGCCAGACCATTCCCGAAGATCTCTCTGGATATGACGTCATCGCCATCACATCCCGCACCCTGAATGCAACGAAAGCCTACCTGATTGGAGACAAGGCATTGAAGCAGGGTAAAATAGTCATTCTTGGCGGCGTCCACCCAACCATGCTTCATGAAGAGGCCTCCATGCACTGTACCAGTGTAGTGTACGGCGAGATAGAGTCAGTCTGGACAGAACTTGCCACCGATGTTCTTAAAGGCAAAATGCAGCTGGTATACCGGGCAAAGGAACTGAAACCGATGAGCAGAATGACCCGTCCGGATTTCAGCTATGCGCTTGACTCAAAAAACTCTAAAAAGTACAGTTCACTTATCCCTATTCTTGCAACCAAGGGATGTCCCGTAGGCTGCAATTTCTGTACAACACCAACCATTTACGGGAAAAGCTTCCGTTACCGAGAACTTGAATTTGTACTTGAAGAAATGCGCTACCATCAGGAGCGACTCGGCAAGAAGAAAATCAACTTTTCTTTCATGGATGACAATATCAGCTTCAGACCGAAATATTTCACAACACTGCTTGAAGAAATGGCAAAACTTGGCGTCCACTGGAATGCCAATATTTCCATGAACTTTCTCGACAAACCGGAAATCGCAGAACTTGCAGGACGCTCCGGATGCGATCTGCTGAGCATCGGCTTTGAATCGCTCAATCCGGAAACGCTTAAAAGCGTTCAAAAAGGCTCCAACAGGCTCGGAAACTATGAAACCGTTGTCGATAACCTTCACAAAAACAACATCGCCATACAGGGCTATTTCATGTTCGGATTCGATAACGATACCGAAGAGAGTTTTCAGCTCACCTACGACTTCATCATGAAAAACAGGATCGAGTTCCCCGTATTCTCTCTGGTCACACCCTTCCCCGGCACACCATATTTCGATGAAATGAAGCCCCGCATCCGTCACTTCGACTGGGACAAATACGATACCTACCACTACATGTTTGAGCCAAACAAAATGAGCGGCGAAAAACTGCTTTCGAACTTCGTGAAACTGCAGAAAGAGGTCTATAAAGGATCTGCCATCATGCAACGGATGAAAGGAAAACCGCTTAACTGGGTCTGGTTCGTCAACTACATGATGCACCGCTTCACCAGCAAGCTGACGCCGGAATATTATTACTGA